From Columba livia isolate bColLiv1 breed racing homer chromosome 5, bColLiv1.pat.W.v2, whole genome shotgun sequence, one genomic window encodes:
- the NGB gene encoding neuroglobin, translating into MESGMPLSGRERALIRESWQRVSGSPVQHGLVLFTRLFDLDPDLLPLFQYNCKQFASPQECLSAPEFLDHIRKVMLVIDAAVSHLENLSCLEEYLCTLGKKHQAVGVKVESFSTVGESLLYMLEKCLGTAFSPDVQEAWSKLYGAVVKAMERGWEALPEGD; encoded by the exons ATGGAGAGCGGGATGCCGCTGTCTGGCAGGGAGCGAGCGCTGATCCGGGAGAGCTGGCAGCGGGTGAGCGGCAGCCCCGTGCAGCACGGCCTCGTCCTCTTCACCAG GTTATTTGACCTGGACCCTGACCTGTTGCCCCTCTTCCAGTACAACTGCAAGCAGTTTGCCAGCCCTCAGGAGTGCCTCTCCGCCCCCGAGTTCCTGGATCACATCAGGAAG GTGATGCTGGTGATCGATGCTGCTGTGAGCCACCTGGAGAACTTGTCCTGCCTGGAAGAGTATCTCTGCACCCTTGGCAAGAAACACCAGGCAGTTGGTGTGAAGGTCGAGTCTTTTTCG ACTGTCGGTGAGTCCTTGCTGTACATGCTGGAGAAATGCCTTGGCACTGCCTTCAGCCCTGACGTGCAGGAGGCTTGGAGCAAACTCTATGGTGCTGTGGTAAAAGCCATGGAACGCGGCTGGGAGGCCCTCCCGGAAGGGGACTAG